In the genome of Saprospira sp. CCB-QB6, one region contains:
- a CDS encoding cell division protein ZapA codes for MSKENLHSIKVEIAGRSYPLFVTDKEREAVLLLGEKINEEINDLHARYANSLVKQDIMAMLLLTYGKKLQELEESSSLPSIEDKINQLQNLLSEIPLED; via the coding sequence ATGTCGAAAGAAAATCTCCATAGCATCAAAGTAGAAATAGCTGGACGCAGCTACCCGCTTTTTGTAACCGACAAAGAGCGAGAGGCCGTCCTATTGCTCGGAGAAAAAATTAACGAAGAGATTAACGATCTGCATGCTCGCTATGCCAATAGCCTAGTTAAACAGGATATTATGGCAATGCTATTACTCACTTATGGCAAAAAATTGCAAGAGCTAGAAGAAAGTAGTAGCCTGCCCTCCATAGAAGATAAAATCAATCAACTCCAAAATCTTTTATCCGAAATCCCCCTTGAAGATTAA
- the rny gene encoding ribonuclease Y, whose product MEIIIALLGLAIGSGLGYYLGTKVLNKTVRDKEEDLESRIQEILQQAKEKKAEAEANARQAASKIIEDAKRNGENIKRKKIKEAKDLYNKKKSEFDVKANRRDQQLKVAESKAKEKEDQLRKEETQLKQDAEANAKLRQELEQKIQDTTARAEAMAQQEEEFRFALEKVAKMSAQEAKEELIKNMRDKAESEAIALVKDRIEEAKLTANKEAKKIVIQTIQRMAAEHTIENTVSVFHLDSDDLKGQIIGREGRNIRTLEAATGVEVIVDDTPEAIIISSFDPVRREVCRLSLQRLVADGRIHPARIEEVVAKTRKQIEEQIMEIGQRTVIDLNIHGMQPQLIRMVGRMRFRSSYGQNLLKHSIETAKLCATMAAELGLSPREVKMAKRAGLLHDIGKVSEEETELSHAILGMKLCEKHGEKAAVINAVGAHHDEVEMKFIISPIIQACDAISGARPGARREILESYIQRINELEQRALSYDGVQKVYAMQAGRELRVIVEADKVSDQKADELSFLISQQIQNEMQYPGQIKITVIREKRAVAFAR is encoded by the coding sequence ATGGAAATCATCATAGCCCTTTTGGGCCTTGCCATCGGTTCTGGCCTAGGGTACTACCTCGGTACCAAGGTTTTGAACAAAACGGTGCGCGACAAAGAAGAGGACTTGGAATCTAGAATCCAAGAGATTCTCCAACAAGCAAAAGAGAAAAAAGCAGAGGCGGAAGCCAATGCTCGCCAAGCTGCTTCCAAAATCATTGAAGATGCTAAGCGCAATGGCGAAAACATCAAACGCAAGAAAATTAAAGAGGCCAAAGACCTCTACAATAAAAAGAAATCTGAATTTGACGTTAAGGCCAACCGCCGCGATCAACAACTAAAAGTTGCCGAAAGCAAGGCAAAAGAGAAAGAAGATCAACTTCGTAAAGAAGAGACTCAACTTAAACAAGATGCCGAAGCGAATGCTAAGCTTCGCCAGGAATTAGAACAGAAAATTCAAGATACTACGGCCAGAGCGGAAGCTATGGCCCAGCAAGAAGAAGAGTTCCGTTTTGCTCTTGAAAAGGTAGCGAAAATGTCTGCCCAAGAAGCAAAAGAAGAACTAATCAAAAATATGCGCGATAAGGCCGAGTCCGAAGCGATTGCTCTTGTTAAAGATCGTATCGAAGAGGCTAAATTGACTGCCAATAAAGAAGCAAAGAAGATTGTGATTCAAACCATTCAAAGAATGGCGGCCGAACACACGATCGAAAATACTGTTTCTGTCTTCCACCTGGATTCTGACGACCTCAAAGGACAAATTATTGGTCGAGAAGGCCGAAATATCCGTACCCTAGAAGCCGCTACTGGTGTAGAAGTTATTGTAGACGATACGCCCGAAGCGATCATTATTTCTAGCTTTGATCCCGTTCGCCGTGAGGTTTGTCGCCTCTCGCTACAGCGCCTAGTTGCTGACGGACGTATCCACCCCGCTCGTATTGAAGAGGTGGTGGCCAAAACACGCAAACAGATTGAAGAGCAGATCATGGAAATCGGTCAGCGTACAGTGATTGACCTCAATATCCACGGTATGCAGCCCCAGCTTATCCGTATGGTGGGTCGCATGCGCTTCCGTTCTTCTTACGGACAAAATCTACTCAAGCACTCTATTGAAACGGCCAAGCTTTGTGCTACCATGGCTGCCGAATTGGGCCTATCGCCTAGAGAGGTTAAAATGGCTAAAAGAGCTGGTCTCTTGCACGATATCGGAAAAGTATCTGAGGAAGAAACAGAACTTTCTCACGCTATTCTCGGTATGAAGCTTTGTGAAAAACATGGCGAAAAAGCAGCTGTAATCAATGCTGTTGGAGCCCACCACGATGAGGTCGAAATGAAATTTATCATCTCGCCCATCATCCAAGCTTGTGATGCAATCTCTGGAGCTCGTCCTGGCGCTCGCCGCGAAATCCTAGAGAGCTACATCCAACGCATCAATGAGTTGGAACAGCGTGCGCTCTCTTATGATGGCGTACAGAAAGTATACGCTATGCAGGCTGGCCGCGAGCTCCGCGTAATCGTAGAAGCCGATAAGGTAAGCGATCAAAAAGCCGACGAACTGTCTTTCCTCATCTCTCAGCAGATTCAAAACGAAATGCAGTATCCTGGCCAGATCAAAATTACGGTCATCCGTGAAAAGCGGGCCGTAGCTTTTGCTCGCTAA
- a CDS encoding lamin tail domain-containing protein, with amino-acid sequence MMKKLLLGLLLLPLGLAGQSLTDDFSDGDFTSNPSWTGDQAQYTINANNELAINDLGNSSNSSLYVGANMQDSTVWEFLIKTDLSTSGPSGSNKVRIYLQIDQADVSANLNGYYLEFGESGSNDALELFRISNGSSSSLIRGTDGQMAGPSNNVRVRISRDNSGNWELSADYSGGTSFVAEGTAQDNSHNAGSFFAIQTYYSSTQGDRFSYDDISISPLFVDQQAPSLLSASAASATSLAVLFDEPLDATTANNAANYSLDNGISVSAAQIDGQNPNQVNLTVSSLQSQTTYQLTVNNVEDLAGNALSNQSTTFTYVQLVTPAYQDLIFNELMIDPSPVVNLPEAEFIEIYNRGTGAVDLSNYELIHRSASSGTETSRTLGSYILLPNEYLILHNDVAYTTAANQQQIPGFPSLNNTSAYLLLKTPAGQMVDSILYSSDWYQDESKDAGGWTLELINPNLVCKGGNNWLASNDVNGGTPGAANSVLDNTVDTTAPIIIEARQASVNQAVLVFDDILDALVATDIANYTVDNGLNVVFAQLLDQYTVELTFNSNMQSQNTYTITASNVGDCVGNLATRTASFVYYEVEAAVHYDILINEILADASPSVGLPELEFVELYNRSDKYINLLNYRFSDGTSSRDAVFPFYILAPGEYLIISGEEQGQSYSDFGAALAFSTFPDLNAGGELITLTAANGNIIDAVDFSSDWYTESSKAEGGWTLERINPNRPCEGASNWMGSIAQPPTYSTVGGTPGQENSVYQDNPDQFAPDLIRAYPFGASIAANGDSIRLFFSEALDDTTAVNLANFSLDNGLMVQEAYLEAPNYNTLVIITNQGLSANTIYTISLTNGLTDCVGNPIGLINSTQFALPESIEAGDLQLNEVLFNPATGGNDFVEIYNASDKVLNLGDLWIANTTEESGLLDEANRVVGNLLIFPGHYAVLTEAAAPLARQYARPVGQPTPDLSKMLETDLPSYNDDEGTVLIYSVRNNQAEFVDQFDYSEDFHNALLDEVDGVSLERIDLDAPSNDPNNWHSAAQAAGFATPTYENSSALRNEILGQELLELPNNTFSPDGDGFEDFLLINYNLPGPDYVAEVAVYDANGRFIKQLIQGESLLQEGFLQWDGSNEAGEKALVGPYIIIAELVSPSGDTKVEKKTCVLAAKF; translated from the coding sequence ATGATGAAAAAACTACTCCTTGGCCTCCTGCTGCTTCCTTTGGGTTTAGCAGGCCAAAGCCTTACAGATGATTTTAGCGATGGAGATTTTACTTCTAATCCTAGCTGGACCGGAGACCAAGCCCAGTATACCATCAATGCCAACAATGAATTAGCGATCAACGACCTTGGTAATAGCAGCAATAGTAGCCTTTATGTGGGGGCGAATATGCAAGATAGCACCGTTTGGGAGTTCTTGATTAAGACGGATCTTTCGACTTCGGGACCTTCGGGTTCTAATAAGGTGCGGATTTATCTTCAAATTGACCAGGCGGATGTCAGTGCCAACCTCAATGGTTATTATTTAGAGTTTGGTGAAAGCGGCAGCAATGATGCCCTAGAGCTTTTCCGCATTAGCAATGGTTCTTCCAGCAGCTTAATTCGTGGAACAGATGGCCAGATGGCGGGGCCCAGCAATAATGTCCGTGTTCGCATCAGTCGAGACAATTCGGGCAACTGGGAACTCAGCGCTGATTATAGCGGAGGAACTAGTTTTGTTGCTGAGGGAACGGCCCAAGATAATAGTCATAATGCAGGCAGTTTTTTTGCTATTCAGACCTATTACTCTTCTACTCAAGGCGATCGTTTTTCCTATGATGATATTTCGATTTCGCCTCTTTTTGTGGACCAGCAGGCGCCCAGTTTACTTTCGGCCTCAGCGGCCTCTGCTACTAGCCTAGCCGTTCTTTTTGATGAGCCTTTGGATGCCACAACGGCCAATAATGCGGCAAACTATAGTTTAGATAATGGCATTAGCGTCTCGGCGGCACAAATTGATGGGCAAAATCCCAATCAGGTGAATTTGACGGTAAGCAGCCTACAGTCTCAGACCACTTATCAGCTAACCGTCAATAATGTGGAGGATCTTGCGGGCAATGCCTTGAGCAACCAAAGCACTACTTTCACTTATGTACAATTGGTAACTCCTGCCTATCAAGATCTCATTTTTAATGAGTTGATGATTGATCCTTCTCCCGTAGTAAATCTACCCGAGGCGGAATTTATTGAAATTTACAACCGAGGAACGGGAGCGGTGGACCTCAGCAATTACGAGCTGATCCACCGCAGTGCCAGCAGCGGCACCGAAACCAGCCGTACATTGGGCAGCTATATCCTTTTGCCCAATGAATATTTAATTTTACATAATGATGTGGCCTATACGACAGCTGCTAACCAGCAACAAATTCCAGGCTTTCCTTCGTTAAACAATACCAGCGCCTATTTGCTACTCAAAACGCCCGCGGGCCAAATGGTCGATAGTATTTTGTATAGCAGCGATTGGTATCAAGATGAGAGTAAAGATGCTGGAGGCTGGACCTTAGAGCTAATCAACCCCAATTTGGTCTGTAAAGGGGGCAACAACTGGCTGGCGTCTAATGATGTGAATGGTGGAACTCCTGGGGCGGCCAATTCGGTCTTGGATAATACCGTAGATACTACGGCCCCCATCATTATCGAAGCTCGACAGGCCTCAGTCAATCAGGCTGTTTTGGTTTTTGATGATATTTTGGATGCCCTAGTGGCTACAGATATCGCTAACTATACGGTAGATAATGGTTTGAATGTCGTTTTTGCCCAGCTTTTAGATCAGTACACCGTAGAGCTGACCTTTAATAGCAATATGCAAAGCCAAAATACCTATACCATTACCGCTAGCAATGTGGGCGACTGTGTAGGGAACTTGGCCACTAGAACAGCTAGCTTTGTCTATTATGAAGTAGAAGCGGCAGTGCATTATGATATCCTCATCAATGAAATTCTAGCTGATGCTTCGCCTTCGGTAGGCTTACCAGAACTCGAGTTTGTAGAGCTTTACAACCGCTCCGATAAATATATCAATCTCCTCAATTATCGCTTTAGTGATGGGACCAGCAGCCGAGACGCCGTTTTTCCCTTCTATATTTTGGCTCCAGGCGAATACCTCATTATTAGTGGAGAAGAGCAGGGCCAATCTTATAGCGATTTTGGTGCAGCATTAGCTTTCAGTACTTTTCCTGACTTAAATGCAGGAGGAGAGCTCATTACGCTAACTGCTGCTAACGGAAATATTATTGATGCTGTAGATTTCAGCTCTGACTGGTATACTGAAAGTAGTAAAGCAGAGGGTGGCTGGACCCTTGAGCGCATTAACCCTAACCGTCCTTGTGAAGGGGCTAGCAACTGGATGGGGTCTATTGCTCAACCGCCAACGTATAGCACAGTAGGAGGAACTCCTGGACAAGAAAACTCGGTCTATCAAGACAATCCGGACCAATTTGCACCAGATTTAATTCGTGCCTATCCTTTTGGGGCCAGCATTGCGGCCAATGGGGATAGCATCCGCCTCTTTTTCTCTGAGGCTTTGGATGATACTACTGCCGTAAACTTGGCCAACTTTAGCTTAGACAATGGCCTGATGGTCCAAGAAGCCTACTTGGAAGCTCCCAACTATAATACTTTGGTTATCATTACTAATCAGGGGTTATCAGCGAATACTATTTATACTATTAGCTTGACGAATGGTCTAACTGATTGTGTAGGTAATCCTATTGGTCTAATCAACAGCACGCAATTTGCCTTGCCCGAAAGTATAGAAGCAGGCGATTTACAACTGAATGAGGTCCTTTTCAATCCTGCCACAGGCGGTAATGATTTTGTAGAAATCTACAATGCTTCAGATAAGGTCCTCAACTTGGGCGATCTATGGATTGCGAATACTACAGAAGAGAGTGGTTTGTTAGATGAAGCGAATCGTGTAGTGGGCAACTTACTCATCTTTCCAGGCCATTATGCTGTACTAACAGAAGCTGCAGCTCCTTTAGCCCGTCAATATGCTCGTCCAGTAGGCCAACCAACCCCCGATTTGAGTAAAATGCTAGAAACCGACTTACCTTCTTATAATGATGATGAGGGTACAGTTTTGATTTATAGTGTTAGGAATAATCAAGCGGAATTTGTGGACCAATTCGACTATTCTGAGGATTTTCATAATGCCTTGCTCGATGAGGTGGATGGTGTTTCACTAGAACGCATTGATTTAGATGCTCCAAGTAATGATCCTAATAACTGGCATTCTGCAGCACAGGCGGCTGGTTTTGCGACGCCGACTTATGAAAATAGCAGCGCTTTGCGCAATGAGATTTTGGGCCAAGAATTACTTGAGTTGCCCAACAATACCTTTTCTCCTGATGGAGATGGTTTTGAGGATTTCTTATTGATTAACTATAATTTGCCAGGACCTGATTATGTGGCGGAGGTAGCTGTTTATGACGCTAATGGCCGTTTCATCAAGCAATTGATTCAAGGCGAAAGCTTACTTCAAGAGGGCTTTTTACAATGGGACGGAAGCAATGAGGCTGGGGAAAAAGCCTTGGTGGGTCCCTATATCATTATTGCCGAGCTGGTTTCGCCTTCTGGAGATACCAAGGTCGAAAAGAAGACCTGTGTACTAGCCGCCAAGTTTTAG
- the alaS gene encoding alanine--tRNA ligase, with amino-acid sequence MKTAKAIRQEFLDFFESKGHQIVASAPVVNQNDPTLMFINSGMAQFKDYFLGHQDSPFPRVADTQKCLRVSGKHNDLEDVGRDSYHQTLFEMLGNWSFGDYFKQEAIDWAWELLTERYGIDKERLYITVFAGDEEDNLPADEEAEKMWAKWVPKERILRFDRKDNFWEMGDQGPCGPCAEIHIDLRSDEERAAKDGKELVNMDDPMVIEIWNLVFMQFNRMADGKLVPLKNKHIDTGMGLERLCMVLQNKTSNYTTDLFSPIIEKIEALSGFEYKDDYSPKALSDIAMRVIADHIRAVALVIADGQLPSNTGAGYVVRRVLRRAVRYYFSFLDRQEPMIHLLVPVVAEMFKEVFPELAAQEDFICKMVKSEEESFLRTLANGLKRIEQLEIQNNEIPGETAFELFDTYGFPIDLSLLIAREKGWTVDLKGFEAALAEQKKRSQEDAAKDVADWVVLEEGQAEFVGYEQDSCQSRLLKYRKVVVKKKTQYQLVLEQTPFYPEGGGQVGDTGLLYFGEEKIPVINTLKENDLIISITTKLPEQLDQVVRAEINAPKRRLTENNHSATHLVHAALRQVLGNHVQQKGSLVNADLLRFDFSHFEKMTAEQLVEVERIVNKKIRENINLKEQRDLPIEQAKEEGAMMLFGEKYSDHVRVITFDDSYSKELCGGCHVSSTGTIGLFKIREESSVAAGVRRIVALTADAAEEYLRAESQELAEVKSRFNNPKKLLTVIDKLLEDQKALQKELEQLLLQKAQAEKADLLAQAQKIGDVQLVSGQLSVSDKDAIKQLCQEIGQQLPRAVVVLAAADGAKASLTISMSRELAQEKGWNAGKWIKQAASHIKGGGGGQPFFATAGGQKPEGIPAALAEVKSLVEEN; translated from the coding sequence ATGAAAACAGCAAAAGCCATCCGACAAGAGTTTTTAGACTTTTTTGAAAGCAAGGGCCACCAGATTGTGGCCTCGGCTCCTGTCGTTAACCAAAATGACCCTACCCTGATGTTTATCAACTCAGGCATGGCGCAGTTTAAAGATTACTTTTTGGGCCATCAAGATAGTCCTTTCCCTCGTGTAGCCGATACCCAAAAGTGTTTGCGGGTTTCGGGCAAGCACAATGATTTGGAAGATGTGGGCCGTGATAGTTACCATCAAACTCTTTTTGAGATGTTGGGCAACTGGTCTTTTGGCGATTACTTTAAGCAAGAAGCCATTGATTGGGCTTGGGAACTGCTGACAGAACGCTATGGCATTGATAAAGAGCGCCTTTATATTACGGTTTTTGCTGGCGATGAGGAAGATAATCTCCCTGCCGATGAGGAAGCCGAAAAAATGTGGGCCAAATGGGTGCCCAAAGAGCGTATTCTCCGCTTTGACCGCAAAGATAATTTTTGGGAAATGGGCGATCAGGGACCTTGTGGACCTTGTGCCGAGATTCATATTGATTTGCGTTCGGATGAAGAGCGGGCTGCTAAGGATGGCAAGGAGTTGGTCAATATGGACGATCCTATGGTCATTGAGATTTGGAACCTGGTCTTTATGCAGTTTAACCGCATGGCCGATGGCAAATTGGTACCTCTCAAAAACAAGCACATTGATACTGGAATGGGCCTAGAGCGCCTTTGTATGGTGCTTCAAAATAAAACCTCCAACTATACTACCGACCTTTTCAGCCCCATCATTGAAAAAATTGAGGCGTTGAGTGGTTTTGAGTATAAGGATGATTATTCGCCCAAAGCACTTAGCGATATTGCCATGCGTGTTATTGCGGACCATATTCGGGCCGTAGCTTTGGTTATTGCCGATGGGCAGCTGCCGTCTAATACAGGAGCGGGCTATGTCGTTCGCCGTGTTTTGCGCCGAGCCGTACGCTATTACTTTAGCTTCTTGGATCGCCAAGAACCTATGATTCACTTATTGGTGCCTGTGGTTGCCGAAATGTTCAAAGAGGTATTTCCCGAGCTGGCTGCTCAAGAAGACTTCATCTGCAAAATGGTTAAGTCGGAAGAAGAATCTTTCTTGCGCACTTTGGCCAATGGACTCAAGCGAATTGAGCAATTGGAGATTCAAAATAACGAGATCCCTGGCGAAACTGCCTTTGAACTCTTTGATACTTATGGTTTCCCTATCGACTTGAGCTTGTTGATTGCCCGCGAAAAAGGCTGGACCGTAGACCTCAAAGGATTTGAAGCCGCTTTGGCCGAGCAGAAAAAACGCTCGCAAGAAGATGCCGCCAAAGATGTAGCCGATTGGGTGGTCCTGGAAGAAGGACAGGCCGAATTTGTAGGCTATGAACAAGATAGCTGCCAAAGCCGCTTGCTCAAATACCGCAAAGTGGTCGTAAAAAAGAAAACTCAATACCAATTGGTCTTGGAACAAACGCCTTTTTATCCAGAAGGCGGGGGACAAGTAGGCGATACCGGCCTACTCTACTTTGGCGAGGAGAAAATCCCCGTCATCAATACCCTTAAAGAAAATGACCTAATCATTTCGATTACGACTAAATTGCCAGAGCAACTGGATCAAGTCGTACGAGCAGAGATCAATGCGCCCAAACGTCGCCTAACCGAAAACAACCACTCGGCTACACACCTTGTACATGCTGCTTTGCGCCAAGTATTGGGCAATCATGTACAACAAAAGGGATCTTTGGTCAATGCCGATTTGCTCCGTTTCGACTTCTCTCATTTTGAGAAAATGACCGCCGAACAGCTTGTAGAAGTAGAGCGCATTGTCAATAAAAAGATTCGCGAAAATATCAACCTCAAAGAGCAAAGAGATTTGCCCATTGAGCAAGCCAAAGAAGAGGGCGCGATGATGCTATTTGGCGAAAAGTATAGCGATCATGTCCGTGTAATTACCTTCGATGATAGCTATTCAAAAGAGCTTTGTGGCGGTTGTCATGTTTCTTCTACGGGAACTATTGGCTTATTCAAGATTCGAGAAGAAAGCTCTGTGGCTGCTGGTGTTCGTCGTATTGTGGCCCTAACTGCTGATGCTGCGGAAGAGTACTTGCGTGCCGAAAGTCAAGAATTGGCTGAGGTGAAAAGCCGCTTTAATAATCCTAAAAAGCTTTTGACGGTTATTGACAAACTCCTTGAGGACCAAAAAGCTCTACAAAAGGAACTAGAACAGCTCTTGCTACAAAAAGCACAGGCTGAAAAGGCAGATCTTTTGGCCCAAGCCCAAAAAATTGGCGATGTGCAGTTAGTCAGTGGACAACTTTCCGTTTCTGATAAAGATGCCATCAAACAACTTTGTCAAGAGATCGGCCAACAACTCCCCAGAGCTGTAGTCGTTCTAGCCGCTGCCGATGGCGCAAAAGCCAGCCTCACTATTTCTATGAGCAGAGAGCTCGCTCAAGAAAAAGGCTGGAATGCGGGCAAGTGGATCAAGCAAGCTGCTAGCCACATCAAAGGTGGTGGAGGTGGACAACCTTTCTTCGCTACTGCTGGCGGACAAAAACCAGAGGGAATTCCCGCTGCTTTGGCCGAAGTTAAAAGCCTAGTAGAAGAAAACTAA
- a CDS encoding M23 family metallopeptidase produces the protein MSKDKFIYNPHTLRYEKVKVSKRKRYLQLALSILLIVSFSVGIVYLASAKPTDDKQEAHELQLIKSRYEEMTSQLDLMEEALENLHERDVAIYRQVLELDPNDEAYWTGGRGGSNKYAGLENLSDSELIKELSERVLQMRQRLALMAKAQEEVLLAAKEKQELLQAIPSIRPVRRLQRRIEYLSGFGYRKHPIYKILKMHTGIDFGAPTGTPIYATGNGKVAKVVLKRTGYGRHVIIDHGHGYKTLYAHMSKVEVTAGDKVKRGQIIGRVGNTGASTAPHLHYEVVHKGKKVNPLPFCRDGLDNQEYKEFIQYASQQNQALSIHQ, from the coding sequence ATGTCTAAAGATAAGTTTATATACAACCCGCATACGCTGCGTTACGAGAAGGTAAAGGTCTCTAAACGCAAGCGTTATCTGCAGTTGGCCCTCTCTATTCTCCTGATTGTTAGTTTTTCTGTGGGTATTGTTTACCTAGCTTCGGCCAAACCAACAGATGATAAGCAAGAGGCCCATGAGTTGCAGCTCATTAAGTCACGCTATGAAGAAATGACTAGCCAATTGGACCTGATGGAGGAAGCCCTAGAAAACCTGCATGAAAGAGATGTGGCCATTTATCGCCAAGTTTTAGAGCTAGACCCCAATGATGAAGCCTATTGGACAGGGGGACGAGGCGGAAGCAATAAATATGCAGGCCTAGAAAATTTATCTGATTCAGAACTCATTAAAGAACTTTCAGAGCGGGTCTTACAAATGCGCCAGCGGCTGGCGCTTATGGCCAAGGCTCAGGAAGAAGTTCTTTTAGCCGCCAAAGAAAAACAAGAACTTTTACAAGCTATTCCCTCAATTCGTCCCGTGCGCAGACTACAGCGCCGCATCGAGTATCTTTCTGGTTTTGGTTACAGAAAGCACCCTATTTACAAGATATTGAAGATGCATACGGGAATTGATTTTGGTGCGCCTACGGGAACGCCTATTTATGCTACAGGAAATGGAAAAGTGGCCAAGGTGGTCCTCAAGCGGACAGGCTATGGCCGTCATGTTATTATTGATCATGGACATGGCTATAAAACCCTCTACGCACATATGTCGAAAGTAGAGGTAACCGCTGGCGATAAGGTAAAAAGAGGCCAAATCATTGGCCGAGTAGGAAATACAGGGGCTTCTACGGCGCCACACCTTCATTATGAGGTGGTGCATAAAGGCAAAAAAGTGAATCCCTTGCCCTTCTGCCGAGATGGTTTAGATAATCAAGAGTATAAGGAGTTTATCCAATACGCTTCGCAGCAAAACCAAGCGCTTTCTATTCATCAGTAA
- a CDS encoding MerR family transcriptional regulator has protein sequence MKPKELAEQLDVSTATLRNWAREFAFFLGKKGRKDTDYTEHGVQRMLVVKYLLHEKGFTVEGAKKEIHRRANLDHSHKQMIEKLEEIRHFLRQLQTDLSAQEGEDKGI, from the coding sequence ATGAAGCCCAAAGAATTAGCAGAACAGTTAGATGTATCGACGGCCACTTTGCGTAATTGGGCCAGAGAGTTTGCCTTTTTTCTTGGGAAAAAGGGGCGTAAGGACACGGATTATACGGAGCATGGCGTGCAACGCATGTTGGTGGTTAAGTACCTTTTGCACGAAAAAGGCTTTACGGTGGAAGGGGCCAAAAAGGAGATTCATCGGCGGGCAAATTTGGATCATAGCCACAAGCAGATGATTGAAAAACTAGAGGAGATTCGCCATTTTTTGCGGCAATTACAAACTGATTTGTCGGCTCAAGAAGGGGAGGATAAGGGCATTTAG
- a CDS encoding alpha/beta fold hydrolase, which produces MSLSAFLQIQDYQLHYQIIGNFAPEKPLLVLLHEGLGALPLWKGWPDELAQALNCPILLYERRGYGQSDPLPLPRPKNYLEKGGVEELHALLSHLQVQQPILIGHSDGGSIALAYAAQYAVKALAVLAAHIYVEEVTLAGILAVKNNPQLPKIIQKLGKYHGTESPRIFSAWADTWLRADFKSWNIAQLLPQIQAPAFVLQGEADEYASPKHLSDIFEGLGSTDKEQHLLPNCGHSPHIQARTALNALILPFLSRQISL; this is translated from the coding sequence ATGAGTCTGTCTGCCTTTCTTCAAATCCAAGATTATCAACTGCATTACCAAATTATAGGCAACTTTGCCCCCGAAAAGCCCCTTTTGGTCCTCTTGCATGAGGGCCTAGGGGCTTTGCCTCTTTGGAAGGGCTGGCCCGATGAATTGGCCCAAGCCCTAAATTGCCCCATTCTACTCTATGAACGCCGAGGCTATGGACAATCTGATCCCTTGCCCCTCCCCCGCCCCAAAAATTATCTGGAAAAAGGTGGGGTGGAAGAACTACATGCCTTGCTCTCTCATCTTCAGGTCCAACAGCCTATTCTTATCGGTCATAGCGATGGCGGCAGCATCGCCCTAGCCTATGCCGCCCAATATGCCGTTAAGGCCCTAGCCGTTTTGGCCGCTCATATTTATGTCGAGGAAGTGACACTGGCCGGTATTCTTGCCGTAAAAAACAATCCCCAGCTCCCGAAAATTATTCAGAAACTGGGGAAATACCATGGAACAGAAAGTCCTCGTATTTTTTCGGCCTGGGCCGATACTTGGCTGCGCGCCGATTTTAAATCTTGGAATATCGCTCAGCTTTTACCGCAAATTCAGGCTCCCGCCTTTGTTTTGCAAGGCGAAGCAGATGAATACGCTAGCCCCAAACACCTGAGCGATATTTTTGAGGGTTTGGGAAGCACCGACAAAGAACAACATCTTTTGCCCAACTGCGGCCATAGCCCACATATTCAAGCAAGAACGGCCCTAAATGCCCTTATCCTCCCCTTCTTGAGCCGACAAATCAGTTTGTAA